CAGGCCGTGCGGGCGATGGCTTAAAAGCAGTAGCGCACCCCGATGGCGGCGTCCAGGTCCAATCCGCTGTCGCCGGTCAGTTTCAACACCGGCACCAGCTCGGCAAAGAGTTCAAACGGTTGTGAAGTAAAAAACAGCGATACGCCGCCCAGAGCGCGGGCCATCAGAATGGAATCATGCTTGCGGTCTTTGAGGCCGGCGCCGAATCCATAATAGGCCGCCAGACGGGTTTGGGGCGATTGCGGGAGCACGTTCCAATCATGCCACAAATAATCCACATGGATGGAAAAATCATCTAATCCTATACCGAGGTCCATGGCGTTGTTCGCATCGAAGCGGTATTTGGCGGTGAGCCCGGTGGGATCGCCCACCATGACGCCCACACCCGCCGGGGTAGTGCCGCATCCATCGGGCGGATGCAGTAAAACAGCCGATAAAAACAAACAGACGCTCCAAGAATATTTATTACCGAGTTTCAACAACATACTCCTTTGCTTGCTCCACACGACACCGCACGCAGCGGTGACCGCGCCGGCCGCTGCCTGATGCTACTCCTCCTGCAGCGCAGCGATGAACTTGTCCGCCTCAGCGATGGCGACCTCCATGTCATGGACCAGAGTGTCAACATTGGACTGCACGCTGATCAATTCGTCGCTCAGCCCGGCGATGGCTTTGGCGTTGAGATTATGCTTGATGAACAGCACCTGATCGCGCAAGGGGATCAAAGCGGGCTCCAGTTTAGACTCGGCCTTTTTCATCGCCTTCATCAGCTCCGCGTACTTGGTTTTGGCCTGGTCATATTTGCGCTGACTGGCTTTCTTCAGACTCTCACTGTTGTATTGTTTGATCTCTTCGCTCCATTCAGTGAACAAGGCCTCAGAGACCTCCTCCACCGACTTGATGCGTTTGCGCACCGCAGCGGCCTCGTTCTCACTTTTTTCCAGCGTGGCGCTCAATTTTTCATATTTT
This bacterium DNA region includes the following protein-coding sequences:
- a CDS encoding DUF2959 domain-containing protein, producing MRGKMLIAGVVVPLFLACSSMYFAGMEKLGVHKREIMVDRVKAARDTQNEAKEQFLSAMEQFKSVVAVQGGDLEEKYEKLSATLEKSENEAAAVRKRIKSVEEVSEALFTEWSEEIKQYNSESLKKASQRKYDQAKTKYAELMKAMKKAESKLEPALIPLRDQVLFIKHNLNAKAIAGLSDELISVQSNVDTLVHDMEVAIAEADKFIAALQEE